A genomic window from Cardiocondyla obscurior isolate alpha-2009 linkage group LG02, Cobs3.1, whole genome shotgun sequence includes:
- the Ttc26 gene encoding intraflagellar transport protein 56 isoform X1 yields MILSRSKPASSEGARTSASRKQIPKLEEFLEKRDYTGALTLLEFNSNIGDSLETDLWMGYCAFHLGDYKRAATIYENLRKKDYTPQDISTNLACCYFYLGMYPESQKILEETVDDKLRTRLLFHLAHKMGNESKLMEYHQMLQDVIEDQLSLASIHYLQAHYQEAIDVYKRILLDNSVQKSTKRHYSRIDSELYFLTLLQENYKDYLALNVYVALCYYKLDYYDVAQEVLQVYLQKYPDSAIAINLKACNHFRLYDGNAAQVEMKQLIEKISSSFSSGHDLIRHNTVVFRAGENALQILPNLVDVIPEARLNLVIYYLKQDDVKAAYDLIKDLEPAVPQEYILKGIVNAVIGQETNSRDGIKTAQQYFQLVGSSASECDTIPGRQCMASFFFLYRQFERVRLYLNSIKTYFSNQDNFNFNYAQAQAGAGYFKEAEEAFLMIRNEKYKNDYVYISLLSYCYIMNKKAELAWELYLKMDTSAESFNLLQLIANACYKVGEFWYAAKAFDMLERMDPSPEHWEGKRGACCGTFQYIVAEKLPKELLSEVIQILKNTSNSQVDQIIRVMRKWGKENRVNC; encoded by the exons ATG ATCTTGTCGAGGTCTAAACCTGCCTCGTCGGAAGGCGCCCGGACGTCGGCGTCGCGAAAACAAATACCAAAGCTGGAGGAATTTTTGGAGAAACGAGACTACACTGGCGCTCTTACTCTACTGGAATTTAACAGCAACATAGGCGATAGCTTGGAAACGGATTTGTGGATGGGATACTGCGCTTTTCATTTGGGCGATTACAAGCGTGCAGCTACAATCTATGAAAacttgagaaaaaaagattacacACCACAGGATATCTCAACAAATCTAGCCTGCTGCTATTTTTACCTGGGTATGTATCCAGAGTCGCAGAAGATCCTGGAAGAGACAGTAGACGACAAGCTGCGAACTAGGCTGCTATTTCACTTGGCACACAAAATGGGTAATGAATCTAAGCTGATGGAGTATCATCAGATGCTGCAGGATGTTATCGAGGATCAGCTTAGTCTAGCGTCTATTCATTACCTCCAAGCTCACTATCAAGAAGCTATCGACGTTTACAAAAGGATTTTATTGGATAACAg TGTACAGAAAAGCACCAAGCGGCACTATTCCAGAATAGATTCCGAATTGTATTTCCTTACTCTACTGCAGGAAAATTACAA aGATTATCTGGCTTTAAATGTATACGTAGCCTTGTGCTATTACAAGCTAGATTATTATGACGTTGCACAAGAAGTGCTTCAAGTTTACCTGCAGAAATATCCAGACAGCGcaatcgcgattaatttaaaagcgtGTAATCATTTCCGTCTATACGATGGAAATGCTGCACAAGTCGAGATGAAGCAGCTCATTGAGAAAATATCAAGTTCTTTTAGTTCCGGCCACGATCTTATACGACATAATACAGTT GTCTTTCGAGCTGGGGAAAATGCCTTGCAAATTTTACCTAATTTAGTGGACGTAATACCAGAGGCCAGACTTAATttagtaatatattatttgaaacaaGACGATGTCAAGGCAGCCTACGACCTGATAAAAGATTTGGAGCCAGCAGTTCCacaagaatatattttaaaaggcATAGTTAACGCCGTTATAGGCCAGGAAACAAATTCT cgtgaCGGTATAAAAACTGCACAACAGTACTTTCAATTAGTGGGGTCCTCGGCGTCGGAATGTGATACTATACCCGGTAGACAATGTATGGCatccttcttctttctttaccGACAATTCGAACGAGTCAGATTATATCTGAATTCgataaaaacttatttttctaatcaagataattttaactttaactACGCTCAAGCGCAAGCTGGAGCGGGCTACTTTAAAGAAGCGGAGGAAGCTTTTTTAATGATtcgtaatgaaaaatataaaaacgattACGTTTACATCAGCCTTTTGTCGTATTGCT ACATAATGAACAAGAAGGCAGAGCTGGCCTGGGAATTATATTTGAAGATGGACACATCGGCAGAATCTTTCAATTTGCTTCAACTAATTGCCAATGCATGTTACAAGGTAGGCGAATTCTGGTATGCTGCTAAAGCCTTCGATATGCTAGAACGTATGGATCCAAGCCCTGAACATTGGGAAGGAAAGCGAGGCGCATGCTGTGGTACTTTCCAATACATCGTCGCGGAAAAGTTACCAAA AGAATTGCTGTCAGAAGTGATACAGATTTTGAAGAATACATCCAACTCTCAAGTAGATCAGATAATACGCGTAATGCGTAAATGGGGAAAGGAAAACCGagtaaattgttaa
- the LOC139113094 gene encoding uncharacterized protein: MNASINAVSPLVNILHKIFYAYFIRLWKINFFLECPVGFFNKFKPSFLFSQSAKTVHQRKLIFIKVLKVTGKRYVTAANQRDHPKFRGSRRSLSDHSWCKRKILVPSTPDSTDTLQSEFRFGALNTKGSRRKLTKEIVRRPGEAAEVSLTIPGTRENSSTYPVLQIALTLCRVNSGMSCVRI, encoded by the exons atgaatgccagtattaatgctgtgtctccattggtgaatattttacacaaaatattttatgcttattttattcgtttgtggaAGATCAACTTTTTCCTCGAgtgtccggttggattttttaacaaatttaaaccgtcttttttattctcacaaagtgccaagactgtgcatcaacggaaactaatttttataaaagttttaaaagtgacag gcaaaagatacgtgacggcagctaaccaacgagaTCATCCGAAgttccggggaagccgcagaagtctctctgaccattcctggtgcaagagaaaaatcctcgtacccagtactccagatagcactgacactttgcagagtgaattcag gtttggcgctttgaatacgaaaggttcgcgacgaaaactaaccaaagaaattgtccggagacccggggaagctgcagaagtctctctgaccattcctggtacaagagaaaattcctcgacttacccagtactccagatagcactaacactttgcagagtgaattcaggtatgtcatgcgttagaatttaa
- the Ttc26 gene encoding intraflagellar transport protein 56 isoform X2 produces MILSRSKPASSEGARTSASRKQIPKLEEFLEKRDYTGALTLLEFNSNIGDSLETDLWMGYCAFHLGDYKRAATIYENLRKKDYTPQDISTNLACCYFYLGMYPESQKILEETVDDKLRTRLLFHLAHKMGNESKLMEYHQMLQDVIEDQLSLASIHYLQAHYQEAIDVYKRILLDNRDYLALNVYVALCYYKLDYYDVAQEVLQVYLQKYPDSAIAINLKACNHFRLYDGNAAQVEMKQLIEKISSSFSSGHDLIRHNTVVFRAGENALQILPNLVDVIPEARLNLVIYYLKQDDVKAAYDLIKDLEPAVPQEYILKGIVNAVIGQETNSRDGIKTAQQYFQLVGSSASECDTIPGRQCMASFFFLYRQFERVRLYLNSIKTYFSNQDNFNFNYAQAQAGAGYFKEAEEAFLMIRNEKYKNDYVYISLLSYCYIMNKKAELAWELYLKMDTSAESFNLLQLIANACYKVGEFWYAAKAFDMLERMDPSPEHWEGKRGACCGTFQYIVAEKLPKELLSEVIQILKNTSNSQVDQIIRVMRKWGKENRVNC; encoded by the exons ATG ATCTTGTCGAGGTCTAAACCTGCCTCGTCGGAAGGCGCCCGGACGTCGGCGTCGCGAAAACAAATACCAAAGCTGGAGGAATTTTTGGAGAAACGAGACTACACTGGCGCTCTTACTCTACTGGAATTTAACAGCAACATAGGCGATAGCTTGGAAACGGATTTGTGGATGGGATACTGCGCTTTTCATTTGGGCGATTACAAGCGTGCAGCTACAATCTATGAAAacttgagaaaaaaagattacacACCACAGGATATCTCAACAAATCTAGCCTGCTGCTATTTTTACCTGGGTATGTATCCAGAGTCGCAGAAGATCCTGGAAGAGACAGTAGACGACAAGCTGCGAACTAGGCTGCTATTTCACTTGGCACACAAAATGGGTAATGAATCTAAGCTGATGGAGTATCATCAGATGCTGCAGGATGTTATCGAGGATCAGCTTAGTCTAGCGTCTATTCATTACCTCCAAGCTCACTATCAAGAAGCTATCGACGTTTACAAAAGGATTTTATTGGATAACAg aGATTATCTGGCTTTAAATGTATACGTAGCCTTGTGCTATTACAAGCTAGATTATTATGACGTTGCACAAGAAGTGCTTCAAGTTTACCTGCAGAAATATCCAGACAGCGcaatcgcgattaatttaaaagcgtGTAATCATTTCCGTCTATACGATGGAAATGCTGCACAAGTCGAGATGAAGCAGCTCATTGAGAAAATATCAAGTTCTTTTAGTTCCGGCCACGATCTTATACGACATAATACAGTT GTCTTTCGAGCTGGGGAAAATGCCTTGCAAATTTTACCTAATTTAGTGGACGTAATACCAGAGGCCAGACTTAATttagtaatatattatttgaaacaaGACGATGTCAAGGCAGCCTACGACCTGATAAAAGATTTGGAGCCAGCAGTTCCacaagaatatattttaaaaggcATAGTTAACGCCGTTATAGGCCAGGAAACAAATTCT cgtgaCGGTATAAAAACTGCACAACAGTACTTTCAATTAGTGGGGTCCTCGGCGTCGGAATGTGATACTATACCCGGTAGACAATGTATGGCatccttcttctttctttaccGACAATTCGAACGAGTCAGATTATATCTGAATTCgataaaaacttatttttctaatcaagataattttaactttaactACGCTCAAGCGCAAGCTGGAGCGGGCTACTTTAAAGAAGCGGAGGAAGCTTTTTTAATGATtcgtaatgaaaaatataaaaacgattACGTTTACATCAGCCTTTTGTCGTATTGCT ACATAATGAACAAGAAGGCAGAGCTGGCCTGGGAATTATATTTGAAGATGGACACATCGGCAGAATCTTTCAATTTGCTTCAACTAATTGCCAATGCATGTTACAAGGTAGGCGAATTCTGGTATGCTGCTAAAGCCTTCGATATGCTAGAACGTATGGATCCAAGCCCTGAACATTGGGAAGGAAAGCGAGGCGCATGCTGTGGTACTTTCCAATACATCGTCGCGGAAAAGTTACCAAA AGAATTGCTGTCAGAAGTGATACAGATTTTGAAGAATACATCCAACTCTCAAGTAGATCAGATAATACGCGTAATGCGTAAATGGGGAAAGGAAAACCGagtaaattgttaa
- the Snrpg gene encoding small nuclear ribonucleoprotein G translates to MSKAHPPELKKYMDKRLSLKLNGGRRVVGILRGFDPFMNMVIDESIEECKDGTKNNIGMVVIRGNSVIMLEALDRI, encoded by the exons ATGAGTAAAGCACATCCACCAGAGCTTAAGAA gtATATGGATAAAAGATTATCTC taaaattgAATGGTGGTCGCAGAGTTGTTGGGATATTAAGAGGCTTTGATCCATTCATGAACATGGTCATAGATGAAAGCATAGAAGAATGCAAGGATGGTACTAAAAACAATATTGGAATGGTG gTAATTCGTGGTAACAGCGTCATCATGTTAGAAGCTTTAGatcgaatataa
- the LOC139113543 gene encoding cuticle protein 21.3, with translation MAFKFIVLAAFVAIAKAGGPAAYDIGTVSADHNSIGYSQESTQKGYAGQNVLSTYSRAEDSAHSSVRVSNSHASNDILLDQPSYGYSYAAPALAKPLIAAQPLIAKTAYAAAAAPALATYAAQPAPLIAKAAYAAAPAYGYAAPAALSYSSPLLAKTYAAPAPLIAKTAAYTTYAASATPLIAKAAYAAPAYAAPAYAASAYAAPAYAAPAYASYSSPLLAKTYAAPIASAPILAKTAIAAAPSLAYAAPAAPVIAKTYAAPYSYETGAPIVHASFTGFGTSYAW, from the exons ATGGCATTCAAG TTTATAGTGCTCGCAGCCTTCGTTGCGATAGCAAAAGCCGGTGGACCAGCGGCCTATGACATCGGTACAGTGTCCGCTGATCACAACAGCATCGGCTACAGCCAGGAATCCACGCAGAAAGGCTACGCCGGTCAGAACGTGTTGTCCACGTACAGTCGCGCCGAGGACTCGGCCCATTCGTCGGTACGCGTGAGCAACAGCCACGCGAGCAACGACATCCTGTTGGACCAGCCTTCCTATGGCTACAGCTATGCCGCACCGGCCTTGGCCAAGCCCCTGATCGCTGCTCAACCCTTGATCGCGAAAACCGCttacgccgccgccgccgcgccaGCACTGGCAACTTACGCCGCTCAACCTGCCCCGTTGATCGCGAAAGCCGCGTACGCCGCCGCACCCGCTTACGGATACGCCGCACCGGCTGCGCTAAGTTACAGCAGCCCTCTTCTGGCAAAGACTTATGCTGCCCCAGCTCCTCTTATCGCTAAAACCGCCGCGTACACTACCTACGCCGCGTCGGCAACTCCCTTGATCGCCAAGGCCGCGTACGCCGCCCCAGCTTACGCTGCACCGGCTTACGCTGCATCGGCTTACGCTGCACCGGCTTACGCTGCACCGGCTTACGCTAGTTACAGTAGCCCGCTCTTGGCCAAGACTTACGCCGCGCCAATCGCTTCCGCTCCGATTTTGGCCAAGACCGCGATCGCCGCTGCGCCATCCCTTGCATACGCTGCTCCTGCTGCACCGGTAATCGCCAAGACCTATGCCGCTCCTTACTCGTACGAGACGGGTGCACCCATTGTGCACGCTTCCTTCACCGGTTTCGGCACTAGCTATGCCTGGTAA